The following are encoded in a window of Saccharothrix longispora genomic DNA:
- a CDS encoding FecCD family ABC transporter permease, whose amino-acid sequence MTTAPTRARTTAGAAWCAAGLGLLVVSIAVAITIGPASIGVGEVWRTVWAHLRGTGPVLPPIRDGIVWHLRLPRTLLAAVCGAGLAVCGVVLQSLLRNPLADPFVLGVSSGASTGAVLVVVLGVGGGAVTLSAGAFAGAVVSFALVLGLSHLLGGQLDRVVLSGVAAMQLFSALTSFVVLTAADAETTKGVLFWLLGSLASASWGEVGACAAVLAVTLAVCLGHGRALDAFAFGEDAAAALGVRVLRTRLVLLCATALLTAALVSSTGAIGFVGLVLPHAARALVGAGHTRLLPASALAGAVFLVWVDTLARTALDPQEVPVGVLTSLIGVPAFVVVLYRTRRR is encoded by the coding sequence GTGACGACCGCGCCGACCCGCGCGCGGACCACCGCGGGCGCCGCCTGGTGCGCGGCCGGGCTGGGGCTGCTGGTCGTCTCGATCGCGGTCGCCATCACCATCGGCCCGGCCTCGATCGGGGTGGGCGAGGTGTGGCGCACGGTGTGGGCGCACCTGCGCGGCACCGGACCGGTGCTGCCGCCCATCCGCGACGGCATCGTCTGGCACCTGCGGCTGCCCCGGACCCTGCTGGCCGCGGTGTGCGGCGCCGGGCTCGCGGTGTGCGGCGTGGTGCTCCAGTCGCTGCTGCGCAACCCGCTGGCCGACCCGTTCGTGCTCGGGGTGTCCTCCGGCGCGTCCACCGGGGCGGTGCTCGTGGTGGTGCTGGGCGTGGGCGGCGGCGCGGTCACGCTGTCGGCGGGCGCGTTCGCGGGCGCGGTGGTGTCGTTCGCGCTGGTGCTGGGGCTGAGCCACCTGCTGGGCGGGCAGCTCGACCGCGTGGTGCTGAGCGGTGTCGCGGCGATGCAGCTGTTCTCCGCGCTCACCTCGTTCGTGGTGCTCACCGCCGCGGACGCCGAGACCACCAAGGGGGTGCTGTTCTGGCTGCTCGGGTCGCTGGCCAGCGCCTCGTGGGGCGAGGTCGGCGCCTGCGCCGCGGTGCTCGCGGTGACGCTGGCGGTGTGCCTGGGCCACGGCCGCGCGCTCGACGCGTTCGCGTTCGGCGAGGACGCCGCCGCCGCGCTGGGCGTGCGGGTCCTGCGCACCCGCCTGGTCCTGCTGTGCGCCACCGCGCTGCTCACCGCCGCGCTGGTCAGCTCGACCGGCGCGATCGGCTTCGTCGGCCTGGTCCTGCCGCACGCCGCACGCGCGCTGGTCGGCGCCGGGCACACCCGGTTGCTGCCCGCCTCGGCGCTGGCGGGCGCGGTGTTCCTGGTCTGGGTCGACACGCTGGCCCGCACCGCACTGGACCCGCAGGAGGTGCCGGTCGGCGTGCTCACCTCGTTGATCGGCGTCCCGGCGTTCGTGGTCGTCCTCTACCGCACCCGGAGGCGTTAA
- a CDS encoding ABC transporter substrate-binding protein has product MRHARPARPPLLALITAFVLSACGSPPADAPTTPGRTLDNCGRTVRVAEPPRRAVALNQGSAEIMLALGLADRMVGTATWTDPVLPELADANARVPRLAENKPSFERVLEAEPDFVAASFESVLGTGGVATRDQFEKLGVATYLSPTDCGAKDNSGDGDGVRATALTMDDVYREIRDLAALFAVEGRGEELVAGLRRRLDAATEGLDASGASVLYWFANSESPYLAGCCGAPGVITAALGARNVFDDTREEWPQVNWETVAERDPAVLVIGDLTRRSQTAETAGAKIAFLESNPVTSRMRAVREKRYVALSGQALNPTMRTVEGVERVAEALRRFGPLG; this is encoded by the coding sequence GTGCGCCACGCACGACCTGCTCGTCCACCCCTGCTCGCCCTGATCACGGCCTTCGTGCTGTCCGCGTGCGGGAGTCCGCCCGCCGACGCCCCCACCACGCCCGGCCGCACCCTGGACAACTGCGGTCGCACGGTGCGGGTGGCCGAACCGCCGCGGCGCGCGGTGGCGCTGAACCAGGGCAGCGCGGAGATCATGCTGGCCCTGGGCCTGGCGGACCGGATGGTCGGCACCGCCACCTGGACCGACCCCGTCCTGCCGGAGCTGGCCGACGCCAACGCCCGGGTGCCGCGCCTCGCGGAGAACAAGCCGTCGTTCGAGCGGGTGCTGGAGGCCGAACCGGACTTCGTCGCCGCCTCCTTCGAGTCCGTCCTGGGCACCGGCGGCGTCGCCACGCGGGACCAGTTCGAGAAGCTCGGCGTGGCCACCTACCTCTCGCCGACGGACTGCGGCGCCAAGGACAACAGCGGGGACGGCGACGGCGTGCGCGCCACCGCGTTGACGATGGACGACGTCTACCGCGAGATCCGCGACCTGGCGGCGCTGTTCGCCGTCGAGGGACGTGGCGAGGAGCTGGTGGCCGGCCTGCGGCGGCGGCTGGACGCCGCGACCGAGGGGCTGGACGCCTCCGGCGCGAGCGTCCTGTACTGGTTCGCCAACTCCGAGTCGCCCTACCTGGCCGGGTGCTGCGGCGCACCGGGCGTGATCACCGCGGCGCTGGGCGCGCGCAACGTCTTCGACGACACCCGCGAGGAGTGGCCGCAGGTCAACTGGGAGACCGTCGCCGAGCGCGACCCCGCCGTGCTGGTGATCGGCGACCTGACCCGCCGGTCGCAGACCGCGGAGACCGCCGGCGCGAAGATCGCGTTCCTGGAGTCGAACCCGGTCACCTCCCGGATGCGGGCGGTGCGGGAGAAGCGGTACGTCGCGCTGAGCGGGCAGGCGCTGAACCCGACCATGCGCACCGTCGAGGGCGTGGAGCGCGTCGCCGAGGCCCTGCGGCGGTTCGGGCCGCTCGGGTGA
- a CDS encoding pyridoxal-phosphate dependent enzyme, whose amino-acid sequence MTSNRTTDAATPPVHDHITDAVKAPALVRLAPNVVLMRFETLKVYAADGAVRHLLGAGVIRPGQTLVDSSSGIYALALAMACHRHGLRCRIVASTTVDDTIRAQLEVLGVTVDQMPPSDDLRLDQNRRVARVRELLARDPDLHWMRQYHDDVHHLGYAEAADLLRGALPGEQLTVVGSVGTGASTGGLTRSLREHDPRTLLVGVQPFGSVTFGSERFTDPDAIIAGIGSAIHFDNVHHDLYDRVHWLDFRHAMAATIGLLREHAVFAGLSTGAAHLVARWEAARHPDRTHVVIGADTGHRYTQRVFARHREALDPADLAPVEIASLDELTPPWAAIDWARRPRGPLVPTQERRKDPVP is encoded by the coding sequence ATGACCTCGAACCGCACCACCGACGCGGCGACACCGCCGGTCCACGACCACATCACCGACGCCGTCAAGGCGCCGGCGCTCGTCCGCCTCGCCCCGAACGTCGTGCTGATGCGGTTCGAGACGCTGAAGGTCTACGCCGCCGACGGCGCGGTCCGCCACCTCCTCGGCGCCGGCGTGATCCGGCCCGGGCAGACGCTGGTGGACAGCTCCAGCGGCATCTACGCCCTCGCGCTGGCCATGGCCTGCCACCGCCACGGCCTGCGCTGCCGGATCGTCGCCTCCACGACGGTCGACGACACGATCCGCGCCCAGCTGGAGGTCCTGGGCGTCACCGTGGACCAGATGCCGCCGTCGGACGACCTGCGGCTGGACCAGAACCGCCGGGTGGCCCGCGTCCGCGAGCTGCTGGCCCGCGACCCCGACCTGCACTGGATGCGCCAGTACCACGACGACGTGCACCACCTGGGCTACGCCGAGGCCGCCGACCTGCTGCGCGGCGCGTTACCGGGCGAGCAGCTCACGGTGGTGGGGAGCGTGGGGACCGGCGCGTCCACCGGCGGCCTCACCCGGTCGCTGCGGGAGCACGACCCGCGCACCCTGCTGGTGGGCGTGCAGCCGTTCGGCAGCGTCACGTTCGGCAGCGAGCGCTTCACCGACCCCGACGCGATCATCGCGGGCATCGGCAGCGCCATCCACTTCGACAACGTCCACCACGACCTCTACGACCGCGTCCACTGGCTGGACTTCCGGCACGCCATGGCCGCCACCATCGGCCTGCTGCGCGAGCACGCCGTGTTCGCCGGCCTGTCCACCGGCGCCGCGCACCTGGTCGCGCGGTGGGAGGCCGCCCGCCACCCCGACCGCACGCACGTCGTCATCGGCGCCGACACCGGCCACCGCTACACCCAGCGGGTCTTCGCCCGCCACCGCGAGGCGCTCGACCCCGCCGACCTCGCCCCGGTCGAGATCGCCTCGCTCGACGAGCTGACCCCGCCGTGGGCGGCCATCGACTGGGCGCGCCGCCCCCGCGGCCCGCTCGTCCCCACCCAGGAACGCCGGAAGGACCCCGTGCCGTGA
- a CDS encoding family 16 glycoside hydrolase yields the protein MRWTARRTRVPALGLLAAALLVGGSGLPATADPTTDAVPPQEPGVTLRVFDVQVPLDRLCALKPAQTPNIDKLMPTVDWSTPEQFGFADRFVAQVSGNVNIAQAGAYTFRVLSDDGSRLSIDGKVVVDHDGLHGPDPKDGAVTLTTGYHSLLIEHFERDGGQQLTLQWKPPGAAGFSLVPNSALSTDSGVVRVTAPGRKDCAAGADSPGDGLPLNGVHPDYTLTNLRPGGFQPRVSAMDWFPDGRLVIATWDGKSTNTGELWVLGNVTGATSPDRVTTKRIAANLREPMGVKVLDGRIYVSQKHQLTELTDTNGDDVVDQSRAVATWPYGGNFHEFAFGLLYKDGAFYLSLSVAINEGGATTNPQPAANRGTTVKVDRATGQVSYIAGGLRTPNGIGWGPEGGMFVNDNQGGYLPASKMVHIKQGRFFNHYTNPAGPFDANPVTAPVLWLPQNEIANSPSTPVQLTQGTYAGQMVFGDVTYGGLQRAFLEKVEGEYQGAVFRMTQGLEAGVNRTTLGPDGALYVGGIGDGGNWGQDGKLLHGLQKLAPNGGRTFDVLAMRAIAGGFEVEYTQPLSADTAANLASRYRAQQWRYAPAPSYGGPKVDQENLSVASATLSADGRKVTLKLNGLKAGRVVHLRSPRPFSSNTGVPLWSTEAWYTLNNLVGSAPSATQSFEAESAALSGGAGVNTDHTGYSGAGFVDGYGTQGATTRFAVNAAAAGAHTVGLRYSNGPNPSSGTKTISVYVNNVKVRQVALADTGNWDTWATHTESLTLRAGANTIAYRFDSGDVGHVNLDHLTVTPAQRVVLYGGGGTENWRNADGSAPSWPVANGSMEALGGDIRSRQAFGDFKLHLEFWLPNLPSNVTGQQRANSGVYLQDRYELQILDSFGKNPLAADDAASIYLKRAASPNAATAPQTWQTYDVTFRAARFSGSGVKTENARVTVVWNGVTVHQDFAIDGPTGNGAPEGPTAGPFRLQDHGDPGENVRFRNIWVEPLG from the coding sequence ATGAGATGGACAGCGCGCCGGACGCGCGTACCCGCCCTCGGCCTGTTGGCGGCGGCCCTGCTGGTCGGCGGCTCGGGGCTGCCGGCCACCGCCGACCCGACGACCGACGCCGTACCGCCCCAGGAACCCGGCGTGACGCTGCGGGTCTTCGACGTGCAGGTGCCGCTGGACCGGCTCTGCGCCCTCAAGCCCGCCCAGACGCCCAACATCGACAAGCTCATGCCGACCGTCGACTGGAGCACGCCCGAGCAGTTCGGGTTCGCCGACCGGTTCGTGGCGCAGGTCTCCGGCAACGTCAACATCGCCCAGGCCGGGGCCTACACCTTCCGGGTGCTCAGCGACGACGGGTCGCGGCTGTCGATCGACGGCAAGGTGGTCGTCGACCACGACGGCCTGCACGGCCCGGACCCCAAGGACGGCGCGGTCACCCTGACGACCGGCTACCACTCCCTGCTCATCGAGCACTTCGAGCGCGACGGCGGGCAGCAGCTGACGCTCCAGTGGAAACCGCCCGGCGCCGCCGGCTTCTCGCTCGTGCCGAACTCGGCGCTCAGCACGGACAGCGGCGTCGTGCGGGTCACCGCGCCGGGCCGCAAGGACTGCGCGGCGGGTGCCGACTCGCCCGGCGACGGCCTGCCGCTCAACGGCGTGCACCCCGACTACACGCTGACCAACCTGCGCCCCGGCGGTTTCCAGCCGCGCGTCAGCGCGATGGACTGGTTCCCGGACGGCCGCCTGGTCATCGCCACGTGGGACGGCAAGAGCACGAACACCGGTGAGCTGTGGGTGCTCGGCAACGTCACCGGGGCCACCTCGCCCGACCGGGTCACCACCAAGCGGATCGCGGCGAACCTGCGCGAGCCGATGGGTGTGAAGGTGCTCGACGGCAGGATCTACGTGTCGCAGAAGCACCAGCTCACCGAGCTGACCGACACCAACGGCGACGACGTGGTCGACCAGTCCCGCGCGGTGGCGACGTGGCCGTACGGCGGGAACTTCCACGAGTTCGCGTTCGGCCTGCTCTACAAGGACGGGGCGTTCTACCTCAGCCTCTCCGTCGCGATCAACGAGGGCGGCGCGACCACCAACCCGCAGCCCGCCGCCAACCGCGGCACGACGGTGAAGGTCGACCGCGCCACCGGCCAGGTGAGCTACATCGCCGGCGGCCTGCGCACGCCCAACGGCATCGGCTGGGGCCCCGAGGGCGGCATGTTCGTCAACGACAACCAGGGCGGCTACCTGCCCGCGTCGAAGATGGTGCACATCAAGCAGGGCCGGTTCTTCAACCACTACACCAACCCCGCCGGCCCGTTCGACGCGAACCCGGTCACCGCGCCCGTGCTGTGGTTGCCGCAGAACGAGATCGCGAACTCCCCCAGCACGCCGGTGCAGCTCACCCAGGGCACCTACGCCGGGCAGATGGTGTTCGGTGACGTCACCTACGGCGGCCTCCAGCGGGCGTTCCTGGAGAAGGTCGAGGGCGAGTACCAGGGCGCGGTGTTCCGGATGACGCAGGGCCTCGAAGCGGGCGTCAACCGGACCACCCTCGGTCCGGACGGCGCCCTCTACGTCGGCGGCATCGGGGACGGCGGCAACTGGGGCCAGGACGGCAAGCTGCTCCACGGCCTGCAGAAGCTCGCGCCCAACGGCGGCCGCACGTTCGACGTCCTCGCGATGCGCGCCATCGCGGGCGGCTTCGAGGTCGAGTACACCCAGCCGCTGTCCGCGGACACCGCCGCGAACCTCGCGAGCCGCTACCGGGCCCAGCAGTGGCGGTACGCGCCCGCCCCGTCCTACGGCGGCCCCAAGGTCGACCAGGAGAACCTGTCGGTCGCCTCGGCGACGCTGTCGGCGGACGGCCGCAAGGTCACGCTCAAGCTCAACGGCCTCAAGGCCGGCCGGGTGGTGCACCTGCGCTCGCCGCGCCCGTTCTCCTCGAACACCGGCGTGCCGCTGTGGAGCACCGAGGCCTGGTACACGCTCAACAACCTGGTGGGCAGCGCGCCGTCGGCGACCCAGTCGTTCGAGGCGGAGAGCGCGGCCCTGTCCGGCGGCGCGGGCGTCAACACCGACCACACCGGCTACTCCGGCGCGGGCTTCGTCGACGGCTACGGCACGCAGGGCGCGACCACCCGGTTCGCGGTGAACGCCGCGGCGGCGGGCGCGCACACCGTGGGCCTGCGCTACAGCAACGGCCCCAACCCGTCCTCCGGCACCAAGACGATCAGCGTGTACGTCAACAACGTGAAGGTCAGGCAGGTCGCGCTGGCCGACACGGGCAACTGGGACACGTGGGCCACGCACACCGAGTCGTTGACGCTGCGGGCGGGCGCGAACACCATCGCCTACCGGTTCGACAGCGGGGACGTCGGGCACGTCAACCTCGACCACCTGACCGTCACCCCGGCGCAGCGCGTCGTGCTCTACGGCGGTGGCGGCACGGAGAACTGGCGCAACGCCGACGGCAGCGCACCCTCGTGGCCGGTCGCGAACGGGTCGATGGAGGCGCTCGGCGGCGACATCCGCAGCAGGCAGGCGTTCGGCGACTTCAAGCTGCACCTGGAGTTCTGGCTGCCGAACCTGCCGTCGAACGTGACCGGCCAGCAACGCGCCAACAGCGGCGTGTACCTCCAGGACCGCTACGAGCTCCAGATCCTGGACAGCTTCGGCAAGAACCCGCTGGCCGCCGACGACGCGGCGAGCATCTACCTCAAGAGGGCCGCGTCGCCCAACGCGGCCACCGCGCCGCAGACGTGGCAGACCTACGACGTCACGTTCCGGGCGGCCCGCTTCAGCGGTTCGGGCGTGAAGACCGAGAACGCCCGCGTCACCGTGGTGTGGAACGGCGTCACCGTCCACCAGGACTTCGCCATCGACGGCCCGACCGGCAACGGCGCGCCCGAGGGCCCGACCGCCGGTCCGTTCCGGTTGCAGGACCACGGCGACCCGGGCGAGAACGTCCGCTTCCGCAACATCTGGGTCGAACCGCTGGGCTGA
- a CDS encoding ATP-grasp domain-containing protein yields MTIALLEALTFGLGRLADAGRDAGHDLVLLTGDRSIYTHELSRLGPDRLRVVDIDTTDVAACERALRDLPDLAGLISSTDTWALPGAELAHRLGLPGPSPEAVRTLRDKAAVRALLHEHGLSRSGPLDPASADAFPLVLKDSAGTSSRAVWLCRSPAERDTALREAAGTALKGRLIAEPYFAGPLYSAETITWRGRTRLLGVLSRVVSPEPARREEAAAFPVAFPDDDLRGLGTWIDRVLAVAGHERGFAHTEFVLTTDGPEVVEVNARIGGALVGEALCRSLGVNAYASMVQVALGAPPDLLDGAAGGGPATGFVLVYPREAGVLEGWSGLDRLADLPGAPEWYPTASPGDVLEHLADQRSCTGIVLAEGPTAELALHRALAAAGGIAPVVWAEERADVPA; encoded by the coding sequence GTGACCATCGCCCTGCTCGAAGCGCTCACCTTCGGCCTCGGCCGCCTCGCGGACGCCGGCCGGGACGCGGGCCACGACCTGGTCCTGCTGACCGGGGACCGGTCGATCTACACCCACGAGCTGAGCCGGCTCGGACCGGACCGGCTGCGGGTGGTGGACATCGACACCACCGACGTCGCGGCGTGCGAGCGGGCGTTGCGCGACCTGCCCGACCTGGCCGGGTTGATCAGCTCCACCGACACCTGGGCGCTCCCCGGCGCGGAACTCGCCCACCGGCTGGGCCTGCCCGGCCCGTCCCCCGAGGCCGTCCGGACCCTGCGGGACAAGGCGGCCGTGCGGGCGCTGCTGCACGAGCACGGCCTGAGCCGCAGCGGCCCGCTGGACCCGGCGTCGGCCGACGCGTTCCCGCTGGTGCTCAAGGACTCCGCCGGCACGTCGTCCCGGGCGGTGTGGCTGTGCCGCTCCCCCGCCGAGCGCGACACCGCGCTGCGCGAGGCCGCCGGCACCGCGCTCAAGGGCCGGCTGATCGCCGAACCGTACTTCGCGGGCCCGCTCTACAGCGCCGAGACGATCACCTGGCGGGGGCGGACCCGGCTGCTCGGCGTGCTCAGCCGCGTCGTCTCCCCCGAACCCGCGCGCCGAGAGGAGGCCGCGGCGTTCCCCGTCGCCTTCCCCGACGACGACCTTCGCGGGCTGGGGACGTGGATCGACCGGGTCCTCGCGGTCGCCGGGCACGAGCGCGGCTTCGCGCACACCGAGTTCGTCCTCACCACCGACGGCCCCGAGGTGGTCGAGGTCAACGCCCGCATCGGCGGCGCCCTGGTCGGCGAGGCCCTGTGCCGGTCACTGGGCGTGAACGCCTACGCGTCGATGGTCCAGGTCGCCCTGGGCGCGCCACCCGACCTGCTCGACGGCGCGGCCGGCGGTGGTCCCGCGACCGGGTTCGTGCTGGTCTACCCGCGCGAAGCCGGCGTGCTGGAGGGCTGGAGCGGCCTGGACCGCCTCGCCGACCTGCCCGGCGCCCCCGAGTGGTACCCGACCGCGAGCCCCGGTGACGTGCTGGAACACCTCGCCGACCAGCGGTCCTGCACCGGCATCGTGCTCGCCGAGGGCCCCACCGCCGAACTGGCCCTGCACCGCGCCCTGGCCGCCGCGGGCGGGATCGCCCCGGTGGTGTGGGCGGAGGAGCGCGCGGACGTTCCGGCGTGA
- a CDS encoding DUF4383 domain-containing protein, with the protein MSRIEQASRTRVQLAATVVGAVFLLVGIAGFIPGLTTNYDTMEFAGHHSEALLMGLFQVSILHNIVHLAFGVAGLALARSVRGAYLYLVGGGVVYLVLWLYGLLIGHDSAANFVPLNAADNWLHLVLGVGMIGLGMALGKRDLPARART; encoded by the coding sequence ATGTCCAGAATCGAACAAGCGTCGCGCACACGGGTGCAGTTGGCCGCGACGGTCGTGGGGGCGGTGTTCCTGCTGGTCGGGATCGCCGGCTTCATCCCGGGTCTGACCACGAACTACGACACCATGGAGTTCGCGGGTCACCACTCGGAGGCCCTGCTCATGGGGCTGTTCCAGGTCTCGATCCTGCACAACATCGTGCACCTGGCCTTCGGCGTCGCCGGCCTGGCCCTGGCCCGGTCGGTCCGCGGGGCCTACCTGTACCTGGTGGGCGGCGGCGTCGTCTACCTGGTGCTGTGGCTGTACGGGCTGCTCATCGGCCACGACAGCGCGGCGAACTTCGTGCCGCTCAACGCCGCCGACAACTGGCTGCACCTGGTGCTGGGCGTCGGCATGATCGGTCTGGGTATGGCCCTGGGCAAGCGCGACCTGCCCGCCCGCGCCCGCACCTGA
- a CDS encoding RICIN domain-containing protein, giving the protein MRTPEQPAAPRARRPRGAVVVAVAAAGALAATLAAWPIATPASAAVDAGTYAVRNAGSGLCLDAAGATAGTQLRQQACGAAAGQQWTLTTVGGGFRLTATGSGLCVGVRDGSTSAGKPIQLEACTGAAGQTWAVTAVGGSHRLVDTNGGKCANTKDSSKAAGAAVQTNSCDSAVTKQWTFTPVTGGPTSTTTGTTTTTTTTTTTTTAPPSSTLYAAPNGADGAAGTESAPTTLTSAIARITPGGTIHLRGGTYRFAQTVTIPQGNNGTSGNRTDLFAYPGETPVLNFSAQAEDPANRGLAVNGDYWHVRGVVVERAGDNGIFVGGSNNVFERTVTRFNRDTGLQLSRMLSTTPKERWPANNLILSAESHDNADSDGEDADGFAAKLTSGPGNVFRYAVAHNNIDDGWDLFTKTDTGPIGAVTIEDSLAYGNGTLSDGSQAGNGDRNGYKLGGEDIGVNHVIRRNIAYDNGKHGFTYNRNLGTMTVSDNVSVDNTERNFNFDGGSSVFRANTSCRSGSGTNDRTLGDVDATNQFWTGSNGSRCASYGGALNWSYASDGRLVVTFGGR; this is encoded by the coding sequence ATGAGAACACCGGAGCAGCCCGCCGCCCCGCGCGCCCGACGACCGCGCGGGGCGGTGGTCGTGGCGGTCGCCGCCGCGGGCGCGCTGGCCGCCACGCTCGCCGCGTGGCCGATCGCCACACCCGCCAGCGCCGCGGTCGACGCGGGCACGTACGCGGTGCGGAACGCGGGCAGCGGGTTGTGCCTCGACGCGGCCGGCGCGACCGCCGGCACGCAGCTCCGGCAGCAGGCGTGCGGCGCCGCGGCCGGTCAGCAGTGGACGTTGACGACGGTCGGCGGCGGGTTCCGGCTGACGGCGACCGGCAGCGGGTTGTGCGTGGGCGTGCGGGACGGCTCGACCAGCGCGGGCAAGCCGATCCAGCTGGAGGCGTGCACCGGCGCGGCCGGCCAGACCTGGGCGGTGACCGCGGTCGGCGGCAGCCATCGCCTGGTCGACACCAACGGCGGCAAGTGCGCGAACACCAAGGACAGCTCCAAGGCGGCCGGCGCGGCCGTGCAGACGAACTCCTGCGACAGCGCCGTCACCAAGCAGTGGACGTTCACCCCGGTCACCGGCGGGCCCACCTCGACCACCACCGGCACGACCACGACGACGACCACGACCACGACCACCACGACGGCTCCCCCGTCCTCCACGTTGTACGCGGCGCCGAACGGCGCCGACGGCGCGGCCGGGACGGAGTCGGCGCCGACCACGCTGACCTCCGCCATCGCCCGCATCACCCCCGGCGGGACGATCCACCTGCGCGGCGGGACCTACCGCTTCGCGCAGACCGTCACCATCCCGCAGGGCAACAACGGCACCTCGGGCAACCGCACGGACCTGTTCGCCTACCCGGGCGAGACCCCGGTGCTGAACTTCTCGGCCCAGGCCGAGGACCCGGCCAACCGCGGGCTCGCGGTCAACGGCGACTACTGGCACGTGCGCGGCGTCGTCGTGGAGCGGGCCGGCGACAACGGCATCTTCGTCGGTGGCAGCAACAACGTCTTCGAACGCACCGTGACGCGCTTCAACCGCGACACCGGCCTCCAACTGTCGCGGATGCTGTCCACCACCCCGAAGGAGCGGTGGCCGGCCAACAACCTGATCCTCAGCGCCGAGTCGCACGACAACGCCGACTCGGACGGCGAGGACGCCGACGGCTTCGCCGCGAAGCTCACCTCCGGCCCCGGCAACGTCTTCCGGTACGCCGTGGCGCACAACAACATCGACGACGGCTGGGACCTGTTCACCAAGACCGACACCGGTCCCATCGGCGCGGTGACCATCGAGGACTCGCTGGCCTACGGGAACGGCACCCTCAGCGACGGCTCGCAGGCCGGCAACGGCGACCGCAACGGCTACAAGCTCGGCGGCGAGGACATCGGCGTCAACCACGTCATCCGCCGCAACATCGCCTACGACAACGGCAAGCACGGCTTCACCTACAACCGCAACCTCGGCACGATGACCGTGTCCGACAACGTGTCCGTGGACAACACCGAGCGCAACTTCAACTTCGACGGCGGCTCCTCGGTGTTCCGCGCCAACACCTCGTGCCGCAGCGGCAGCGGCACCAACGACCGCACCCTCGGCGACGTCGACGCCACGAACCAGTTCTGGACCGGCTCCAACGGCTCCCGCTGCGCCTCCTACGGCGGCGCGCTGAACTGGTCGTACGCCTCCGACGGCCGCCTCGTCGTCACCTTCGGCGGGAGGTAG
- a CDS encoding ABC transporter ATP-binding protein produces the protein MALAAERVARTAGGHLVLDGVSVACEPGSTLGLLGPNGAGKSTLLRLLAGLLTPDTGVVTLDGEPLRSLHRRAVARRVAVVEQQVDTQVDLSVRDVVRLGRIPHRRAWSGESGEDAAAVRDALAATGLADRADQSWHTLSGGERQRVQLARALAQRPRELLLDEPTNHLDVAHQLDLLDLVRSLPVTGVVALHDLNLAAMFCDRLVVLRAGRVVAAGTPAEVLTEDLVADVYGVRTRITVEDGHPHVRFLGRTREPGVPAARLPG, from the coding sequence ATGGCGCTGGCGGCCGAGCGCGTGGCCCGCACCGCGGGCGGGCACCTGGTGCTGGACGGCGTGAGCGTGGCGTGCGAGCCGGGCAGCACGCTCGGGCTGCTCGGCCCCAACGGCGCGGGCAAGTCCACCCTGCTGCGCCTGCTCGCCGGTCTCCTGACGCCCGACACGGGCGTGGTCACGCTCGACGGCGAACCGCTGCGCTCCCTGCACCGCCGCGCCGTCGCCCGCCGCGTCGCCGTGGTCGAGCAGCAGGTCGACACCCAGGTCGACCTGAGCGTGCGCGACGTCGTGCGCCTCGGGCGCATCCCGCACCGCCGCGCGTGGTCGGGCGAGTCCGGGGAGGACGCCGCGGCGGTGCGGGACGCGCTGGCCGCCACCGGGCTCGCGGACCGCGCCGACCAGTCCTGGCACACCCTGTCCGGGGGTGAGCGGCAGCGCGTGCAGCTGGCCCGCGCCCTCGCGCAGCGGCCCCGCGAGCTGCTGCTCGACGAGCCGACCAACCACCTCGACGTCGCCCACCAGCTCGACCTGCTCGACCTCGTCCGGTCCCTGCCGGTCACCGGCGTGGTCGCGCTGCACGACCTGAACCTCGCCGCGATGTTCTGCGACCGCCTCGTCGTGCTGCGCGCGGGCCGCGTGGTCGCCGCCGGCACACCGGCCGAGGTGCTCACGGAGGACCTGGTGGCCGACGTCTACGGCGTCCGGACCCGGATCACCGTCGAGGACGGGCACCCCCACGTCAGGTTCCTCGGCCGGACCCGGGAACCGGGGGTCCCGGCGGCACGACTCCCGGGGTAG